The genome window AAAAAAACCGCGATCCAGCTTGGCTGGGTCGCGGTTTTTTATTGCGTGCTCATTAATAGTGAGGCGGTGGGGCCTCTTCTTCGGATGACTCGAACTGGCCACCCATTTCTTCCTGGCGTTTGAGCAGCGCCATCATCTGCAGTTGCAGCCGTTCAACCGCACGCTGCTGGGCGACGAGGATGCCATTGAGGGTATCGATGGTGTCGTCCTGAAAGGCCAGACGGCTTTCCAGGTCGGTGACGCGTTCTTGCAGGTCCATGATTCAGTCCTGGGTAAAGATGAAGCCGGCAGGCAATAACACGCGCAGTCGGCTGCGGATCGCCGCCACTTGCTCCTCGGTATAAGGCTGGGCCGGGTGTTTGCCCCAGACCGGTGCGGGCCAGGCAGCGTCATCCCGTTTGCGCACGATCACATGCACATGCAGCTGGCTGACAACGTTACCCAAAGCGCCAATGTTCATCTTGTCGGCCACGAAGCCTTCATTAAGC of Pseudomonas fluorescens contains these proteins:
- a CDS encoding SlyX family protein, with the translated sequence MDLQERVTDLESRLAFQDDTIDTLNGILVAQQRAVERLQLQMMALLKRQEEMGGQFESSEEEAPPPHY
- a CDS encoding HIT domain-containing protein; its protein translation is MFALDQRLQQDTLAIGDFPLCRLLLSNDSNYPWFILVPRIKGISEVFQLDVADQQTLWKETTALAQLLNEGFVADKMNIGALGNVVSQLHVHVIVRKRDDAAWPAPVWGKHPAQPYTEEQVAAIRSRLRVLLPAGFIFTQD